One genomic window of Bradyrhizobium sp. CCGE-LA001 includes the following:
- a CDS encoding ABC transporter permease gives MMSSAAMVKRAAPVLACIGLLAVWQIASLALKNDSFPTAIEAMRAIPSILGDKESLINILASLRRMAIGFGLAVLVSIPLGLLMGRSAAVAAFFNPLLMVIYPVPKAALMPIIMLWLGVGDITKTLVIFLGVSLPVIYHSFEGAKAVEEKMMWSGAAMGLSPAQRLVRIVLPAALPEILTGCRTGLVLALITMITSEMIARQSGAGNILFNALDMGQYDTVFAMIIIVGAMGICLDAIFERVRARLVRWSEPQFDMPLSFS, from the coding sequence ATGATGTCTTCGGCTGCCATGGTCAAGCGCGCTGCCCCGGTGCTCGCCTGCATCGGATTGCTGGCGGTGTGGCAGATCGCGTCTCTCGCGCTGAAGAATGACAGCTTTCCCACGGCGATCGAGGCGATGCGGGCGATCCCGAGCATTCTTGGCGACAAGGAATCCCTGATCAACATCCTTGCCTCGCTCCGCCGCATGGCGATCGGGTTTGGCTTGGCCGTGCTTGTCTCGATTCCGCTTGGCCTCTTGATGGGACGCAGCGCTGCGGTCGCGGCCTTCTTCAATCCGCTGCTGATGGTGATTTATCCGGTGCCCAAGGCGGCCTTGATGCCGATCATCATGCTGTGGCTGGGCGTTGGCGACATCACGAAGACGCTGGTGATCTTCCTCGGCGTCAGCCTGCCCGTCATCTATCACAGTTTCGAAGGCGCCAAGGCGGTCGAGGAGAAGATGATGTGGTCGGGCGCCGCGATGGGACTCTCGCCGGCGCAGCGCCTGGTGCGCATCGTGCTGCCGGCGGCGCTGCCGGAAATCCTGACGGGGTGTCGTACCGGACTGGTGCTGGCGCTGATCACGATGATCACCAGCGAGATGATCGCCCGTCAGTCCGGCGCCGGGAACATCCTGTTCAACGCGCTCGACATGGGCCAATACGATACCGTCTTTGCGATGATCATCATCGTCGGTGCCATGGGAATCTGCCTCGATGCGATCTTCGAGCGGGTCCGCGCAAGACTGGTGCGCTGGTCCGAGCCTCAGTTCGACATGCCGCTGAGCTTTTCATGA
- a CDS encoding ABC transporter ATP-binding protein → MKVLPSRSSEWVRPVTPHEPASAIIEIDRVSQVFQTSARKDHVALSGISLTIEEGAFVSILGPSGCGKSTLLYIVGGFVSPTSGAAKMKGRAITGPGPDRGPVFQEFALFPWKTVLGNVMYGPRQQGVRATEAEAQSRALIEMVGLKGYENFYPKELSGGMKQRVALARTLAYQPEVLLMDEPFGALDAHTRTRLQNDLLNIWERDRKTVLFVTHSVDEAVFLSDKVVMMSKSPGRIRQVIDIDLPRPRRRNELLLDSRYQKYVVDIERMFDESDETGAPT, encoded by the coding sequence ATGAAGGTATTGCCTTCGAGATCGAGCGAATGGGTGAGACCGGTGACGCCACATGAGCCGGCTTCTGCGATCATCGAGATCGACCGCGTCTCGCAGGTCTTTCAGACCTCGGCACGTAAGGATCATGTGGCGCTGTCGGGCATCTCGCTGACGATCGAGGAGGGGGCTTTTGTCTCCATCCTCGGTCCATCCGGCTGCGGCAAGTCGACCCTGCTCTACATCGTCGGCGGCTTCGTCAGCCCGACCAGCGGCGCGGCGAAGATGAAGGGACGAGCGATCACGGGGCCTGGTCCGGATCGCGGACCGGTGTTCCAGGAATTTGCGCTGTTTCCCTGGAAGACCGTGCTCGGCAATGTGATGTACGGACCGCGCCAGCAAGGCGTTCGCGCCACTGAAGCCGAAGCGCAGAGCCGGGCCTTGATCGAGATGGTCGGCCTCAAGGGCTACGAGAACTTCTATCCCAAGGAGCTCTCGGGCGGCATGAAGCAGCGCGTCGCGCTGGCGAGAACACTCGCTTACCAGCCCGAAGTGTTGTTGATGGACGAGCCGTTCGGCGCGCTCGATGCCCACACCCGGACACGCTTGCAGAACGACCTGTTGAACATCTGGGAACGTGATCGCAAGACGGTGCTCTTCGTCACCCACTCGGTCGACGAAGCCGTCTTCCTCTCCGACAAGGTCGTGATGATGTCGAAATCTCCCGGCCGCATTCGGCAGGTCATCGACATCGATCTGCCGCGGCCGCGCCGCCGTAACGAGCTGTTGCTTGATTCGCGCTACCAAAAATACGTCGTCGACATCGAGCGCATGTTCGATGAGAGCGACGAAACCGGCGCGCCCACATGA